From the Helicobacter pylori genome, one window contains:
- the recG gene encoding ATP-dependent DNA helicase RecG has product MQEINHLLKTLNVKSLLEALLVYTPKGYKDLSLLERFETGLSGVLEVGILDKRNYAKVLKIFAYSKRFYKNLELVFFNYSAFYYNQFKTGESLFIYGKLEQSSFNQAYIINTPKILTEFGKISLIFKKVKNHKKIQENLQKLISLENLKKEGVKENIACLLLEIFFPTPHFVKDFETNKNFPSQHLNALKYIEMLFYMKNLERKKLQFNAKIACPNNSERLKSFITSLPFKLTRDQQNAIKEIQSDLTSSIACKRLIIGDVGCGKTMVILASMVLAYPNKTLLMAPTSILAKQLYNEALKFLPPYFEVELLLGGSHKKRSHCLFEKITHVVIGTQALLFNKRDLDEFALVITDEQHRFGTKQRYQLEKMASSKGNKPHSLQFSATPIPRTLALAKSAFVKTTMIREIPYPKEIETLVLHKRDFKIVMEKISEEIAKNHQVIVVYPLVNESEKIPYLSLSEGASFWQKRFKNVYTTSGQDKNKEEVIEEFRELGSILLATTLIEVGISLPRLSVMVILAPERLGLATLHQLRGRVSRNGLKGYCFLCTIQEENERLEKFADELDGFKIAELDLQYRKSGDLLQGGEQSGNSFEYIDLAKDENIIAEVKQDFLKNASVSQGTFEN; this is encoded by the coding sequence TTGCAAGAAATAAATCATTTATTAAAAACATTGAACGTGAAATCGCTTTTGGAAGCCTTGCTTGTTTATACGCCTAAGGGTTATAAGGATTTAAGCTTGTTAGAGCGTTTTGAAACGGGTTTGAGCGGCGTTTTAGAAGTGGGTATTTTAGATAAAAGGAACTACGCCAAAGTTTTAAAGATTTTCGCCTATTCCAAACGATTTTATAAAAATTTAGAGCTTGTTTTTTTCAATTACAGCGCATTTTATTACAACCAATTTAAAACCGGCGAGAGTTTGTTTATTTATGGTAAATTAGAGCAAAGCTCTTTTAATCAAGCTTATATTATTAACACGCCTAAAATCCTTACCGAATTTGGAAAAATTTCTTTAATTTTTAAAAAAGTTAAAAATCATAAAAAAATACAAGAAAATTTACAAAAACTCATTTCGTTAGAAAATTTAAAAAAGGAAGGCGTTAAAGAGAATATCGCATGTTTGTTGTTAGAAATCTTTTTCCCCACGCCGCATTTTGTCAAGGATTTTGAAACGAATAAAAATTTCCCTTCACAACATTTAAATGCATTAAAATACATTGAAATGCTTTTTTATATGAAAAATTTAGAGCGCAAAAAATTGCAATTCAACGCCAAAATCGCATGCCCTAATAACAGCGAACGCTTGAAATCGTTTATTACTTCTTTACCCTTTAAGCTCACGCGCGATCAACAAAACGCCATTAAAGAAATCCAAAGCGATCTCACTAGCTCCATAGCGTGCAAGCGTTTGATTATAGGCGATGTGGGGTGCGGGAAAACGATGGTGATTTTAGCGAGCATGGTATTAGCCTACCCTAATAAAACCCTTTTAATGGCGCCCACTTCCATTCTCGCTAAACAGCTTTATAACGAAGCCTTAAAATTTTTACCCCCTTATTTTGAAGTGGAATTACTGCTCGGCGGGAGCCATAAAAAGCGATCCCATTGTTTGTTTGAAAAAATCACGCATGTTGTCATAGGCACGCAAGCGTTGTTGTTTAATAAGCGCGATTTAGATGAATTCGCTTTAGTGATCACTGATGAGCAGCACCGATTTGGCACCAAGCAGCGCTACCAATTAGAAAAAATGGCAAGCAGTAAGGGCAATAAGCCCCATTCCTTGCAATTTTCCGCTACCCCCATTCCTCGCACTCTGGCTTTAGCCAAAAGCGCGTTTGTGAAAACGACCATGATTAGAGAAATCCCTTACCCTAAAGAAATTGAAACCCTAGTCTTGCATAAAAGAGATTTTAAAATAGTGATGGAAAAAATTAGCGAAGAAATCGCTAAAAACCACCAAGTCATTGTCGTTTATCCGCTGGTGAATGAGAGCGAAAAAATCCCGTATTTATCGCTCAGTGAGGGGGCGAGTTTCTGGCAAAAACGCTTTAAAAACGTTTATACCACTTCAGGGCAAGATAAAAATAAAGAAGAAGTGATTGAAGAATTTAGAGAGTTAGGGAGCATTCTTTTAGCGACCACGCTCATTGAGGTGGGCATTTCTTTACCACGATTGAGCGTGATGGTGATTTTAGCGCCCGAAAGGTTAGGCTTAGCGACTTTGCACCAGTTAAGGGGGCGCGTGTCTCGTAACGGCTTGAAAGGCTATTGTTTTTTATGCACGATCCAAGAAGAAAACGAACGATTAGAAAAGTTTGCTGATGAATTGGACGGCTTTAAAATCGCTGAATTGGATTTACAATACAGAAAAAGCGGGGATTTACTTCAGGGTGGGGAGCAGAGCGGGAATAGTTTTGAATACATTGACTTAGCCAAAGATGAAAACATTATCGCTGAAGTGAAACAAGATTTTTTAAAAAACGCTAGCGTTTCACAAGGAACATTTGAAAATTGA
- a CDS encoding site-specific DNA-methyltransferase, whose product MQNKEMDQEKSVNEKNLEVFNRYFPGCLSIENDNQLTLDVGRLKALLGDFSEIKEEGYGLDFVGKKIALNQAFKKNHKILKPLNESTSKHILIKGDNLDALKILKQSYSEKIKMIYIDPPYNTKNDNFIYGDDFSQSNEEVLKTLDYSKEKLDYIKNLFGLKSHSGWLSFMYPRLLLARDLLKQDGVIFISIDDNEAAQLKLLCDEIFGEDNFCGNMIWLKGNAQNDADTIQKNHEYILCYAKNIESNPIIKIIQNEKVEVFKDKKTGKFYYEGSGFVSGNANSDLNHHALCGYTIYYNSTTMDLQIFMDYDIEKAKTSNNEKEVYRPFNQNLINQGYNAIRPPKKEKLLGRWVVSFEKFQNLISENKILIKQNRNNFSISRKEWLDAKQVKQDSNGKFYATIEKENPPKSFIDFVSSSLGTKELKKIMNNKVFSNPKNTKLLQYLLQISTTPNSDDIILDFFAGSGTTAHAVLESNKSDYQKLSEGGGGYLMA is encoded by the coding sequence ATGCAAAATAAAGAAATGGATCAAGAAAAAAGCGTTAATGAAAAAAATTTAGAGGTATTTAATCGTTATTTTCCCGGTTGCTTGAGTATAGAAAATGACAACCAACTCACGCTGGATGTGGGAAGATTAAAAGCGTTACTAGGGGATTTTAGCGAGATAAAAGAAGAGGGCTATGGGTTGGATTTTGTGGGTAAGAAAATCGCTTTAAATCAAGCTTTTAAGAAAAATCATAAGATTTTAAAGCCCTTAAATGAATCCACGAGCAAGCACATTCTCATCAAGGGCGATAATTTAGACGCTCTCAAAATTTTAAAACAAAGCTATAGTGAAAAAATCAAAATGATTTACATTGACCCCCCTTACAACACGAAAAACGACAATTTTATCTATGGCGATGATTTCTCGCAATCCAATGAAGAGGTTTTAAAAACATTGGATTATTCTAAAGAAAAATTGGATTATATCAAGAATCTTTTTGGGTTAAAAAGCCATAGCGGGTGGCTTAGTTTCATGTATCCCAGATTGCTGCTCGCTAGAGATTTGCTCAAACAAGACGGCGTGATTTTCATCAGCATTGACGATAACGAAGCCGCCCAACTCAAACTTTTATGCGATGAGATTTTTGGGGAAGATAATTTTTGTGGAAATATGATATGGCTTAAAGGTAACGCGCAAAATGATGCCGATACCATACAAAAAAATCACGAGTATATTTTATGTTATGCTAAAAATATAGAATCTAATCCTATAATCAAAATTATACAAAATGAAAAAGTGGAAGTTTTTAAAGATAAAAAAACAGGAAAATTTTATTATGAAGGAAGTGGATTTGTAAGCGGAAACGCAAATAGCGATCTCAATCATCACGCTTTGTGCGGATATACAATTTATTATAATTCAACAACTATGGACTTGCAAATTTTTATGGATTATGATATTGAAAAAGCTAAAACAAGCAACAATGAAAAAGAAGTTTATAGACCTTTTAATCAAAATTTAATCAATCAAGGCTATAATGCAATTCGCCCTCCAAAAAAAGAAAAGTTATTAGGAAGATGGGTTGTTTCTTTTGAAAAATTTCAGAATTTAATAAGTGAAAATAAGATTCTTATAAAACAAAACAGGAATAATTTTTCAATTTCTCGTAAAGAATGGTTAGATGCCAAACAAGTGAAACAAGATTCTAATGGAAAATTTTATGCGACAATAGAAAAAGAAAATCCACCAAAAAGTTTTATAGATTTTGTAAGCAGTAGTCTAGGCACGAAAGAATTAAAAAAAATAATGAATAATAAAGTGTTTAGTAATCCAAAAAATACAAAATTATTACAATATTTATTGCAAATTTCAACCACGCCAAATTCAGACGACATCATCTTAGACTTTTTCGCCGGGAGCGGGACGACCGCGCATGCCGTGTTAGAGAGTAATAAGAGCGATTATCAAAAATTAAGTGAGGGGGGGGGGGGTTATTTAATGGCTTGA
- a CDS encoding site-specific DNA-methyltransferase: MNAAFKERRFILVQLDEKIDPKNNKSTHDFCLNTLNSTSPSIFDITEERIKRAGAKIKEACPNLDVGFRAFEIIDDETHANDKNLSQANQKDLFAYSNLDRMETQTILIKLLGCEGLELTTPIICLIENALYLAQNTAFIVGDIEMSEVLENLKDKGVEKISMYMPAISNDRLCLELGSNLFDLKLESGDLKIRG; the protein is encoded by the coding sequence TTGAACGCCGCATTTAAAGAAAGGCGCTTCATTCTCGTCCAGTTAGATGAAAAAATTGATCCCAAAAACAACAAAAGCACGCATGATTTTTGTTTGAACACTTTAAATTCCACCTCGCCGAGCATTTTTGACATCACCGAAGAAAGGATTAAAAGAGCGGGGGCTAAAATAAAAGAAGCTTGCCCCAATTTAGATGTGGGGTTTAGAGCGTTTGAAATCATTGATGATGAAACGCATGCTAATGATAAAAATCTCAGTCAAGCCAATCAAAAGGATTTGTTCGCTTATTCTAACCTTGATAGAATGGAAACCCAAACGATTTTAATCAAGCTTTTAGGCTGCGAGGGTTTGGAGCTAACCACCCCTATAATTTGCTTGATTGAAAACGCCTTGTATCTGGCTCAAAATACGGCTTTCATTGTGGGGGATATAGAAATGAGTGAAGTTTTAGAAAACTTGAAAGATAAAGGGGTGGAAAAAATCAGCATGTATATGCCCGCTATCAGTAACGACAGGTTGTGTTTGGAATTGGGCAGTAATTTGTTTGATTTGAAATTAGAGAGCGGCGATTTAAAGATTAGGGGGTAG
- a CDS encoding outer membrane protein, whose translation MKFFSKDLFKKVTPLFLSVYFLNPTLTQAKSRFYVASQYQVGKMIMKKYNDLKRTIEGASFSLGWEINPTNYWFYSRYYFFMDYGNVILNKRTGAQANMFTYGFGGDLIVEYNKNPLYVFSLFYGMQVAENTWTISKHSANFIIDDWRSIQGFSLKTSNFRMLGLVGFKFQTVLFHHDASIEVGIKWPFAFEYDSPFVRLFSVFISHTFYL comes from the coding sequence GTGAAATTTTTTTCAAAGGATTTGTTTAAAAAAGTAACCCCTTTATTTTTAAGCGTTTATTTTTTAAACCCTACCCTTACGCAAGCCAAAAGCCGTTTTTATGTGGCTTCTCAATACCAGGTGGGGAAAATGATCATGAAAAAATACAACGATCTCAAACGCACGATTGAAGGGGCGAGCTTTTCTTTAGGCTGGGAGATTAACCCCACTAATTACTGGTTTTATTCGCGCTATTACTTTTTTATGGATTACGGGAATGTCATTCTCAATAAAAGAACGGGCGCTCAAGCGAACATGTTCACTTACGGCTTTGGGGGGGATTTGATCGTGGAATACAATAAAAACCCCTTGTATGTATTTTCTCTTTTTTATGGCATGCAAGTTGCTGAAAACACATGGACGATTTCCAAACACAGCGCGAATTTCATCATTGACGACTGGCGCAGCATTCAAGGGTTTTCGCTCAAAACTTCAAATTTCAGGATGCTAGGTTTAGTGGGGTTCAAATTCCAAACCGTGCTATTCCACCATGACGCTAGTATTGAAGTGGGGATCAAATGGCCTTTCGCTTTTGAATACGACTCACCCTTTGTAAGGCTTTTTTCTGTCTTCATTTCGCACACTTTCTACCTTTAA
- a CDS encoding type III restriction-modification system endonuclease produces MKIKFKRLDYQEKCLNQILGVFKGIDLREPENDAQRIANPVFETEAIKNLLLENIEDLRSEPKITQGSVGIEKSLNCDILMETGTGKTFCFLECVYALHKNYHLSKFIVLVPSNAIKLGVLKSVEITREFFKSEYSNTHLESYEDVERFILASNHKCCVLVMTFSAFNKEKNTINQSCLENTNLFNGAKSYMQALASIRPIVILDEPHRFLGDKTKKYLEQLNALITLRFGATFKDDYNNLIYALDSKKAFDCALVKSISVASVGESNEYFLELKEANKKQNEATINYTNLENKTQSVKVKTHDNLGALTRISALEDYIVENITKNEVRFLNGVNLLLDQKEPFSYFIEGEQEVMLKEAIKSHFEREEGLFKKGIKALCMVFISGVNSYLSENEQPAKLALLFEKLYQQELEEVLKKPLDENYRAYLERAREDIKKVHGGYFAKSKKESDETKTIELILKEKEKLLSFDSDLRFIFSQWALQEGWDNPNVMTICKLAPSHSNITKLQQIGRGLRLAVNDKGERITKEHADFDFVNELVVIVPQVEGDFVGAIQQEISEHSLIKHAFSGGELEKSGMIKKGYYGALFEKLEGLGFGERTDDENFKLTLNQNEFLKKEPELETLKNETYLDFEKLKDFLKDRLVGHFRVRNKNERKTEKIKINKENFKKFETLWAGLNHQARIAYAIDSESLIDEIVKKINASFNVSSKKISVTTHKKVETMGNNATTETFERENACVWSLHEFISALSNKVKLSFKSVAKVLENIDENKFNEIKKNEQEGLKRLEDLFLEAIYQNIKDKISYQMRETTIKNRKNDAFYDEKGEIREFLDGSLGADKYEIKNSSAQEKCLYENFMQVDSEIEKDTIEESNDTKIIVFGKLPRVKIPIGLNQTYSPDFGYVVENNDKKVLLVVETKGVDKKSELRPEEERKISTAKKFFEALKKQGVNIEYETKLSDDQLSALINEVLNRKD; encoded by the coding sequence GTGAAAATCAAATTCAAACGATTGGATTATCAAGAAAAATGCTTGAATCAGATTTTAGGGGTGTTTAAGGGGATTGATTTGAGGGAGCCAGAAAATGACGCTCAAAGGATTGCTAACCCTGTTTTTGAAACAGAGGCGATCAAGAATCTTTTATTAGAAAATATTGAGGATTTACGATCCGAGCCAAAAATAACCCAGGGAAGCGTGGGGATTGAGAAGTCGTTAAACTGCGATATTTTAATGGAAACAGGCACCGGGAAGACCTTTTGCTTTTTGGAATGCGTTTATGCCTTGCACAAAAACTACCATTTGTCAAAATTTATCGTTTTAGTGCCGAGCAACGCCATTAAATTAGGGGTTTTAAAGAGTGTTGAAATCACAAGAGAATTTTTTAAAAGCGAGTATTCTAACACGCATTTAGAAAGCTATGAAGATGTAGAAAGATTCATTCTAGCGAGCAACCATAAATGCTGTGTGTTGGTGATGACTTTTTCTGCTTTTAATAAAGAGAAAAACACTATCAATCAATCATGCTTAGAAAACACGAATCTATTCAATGGCGCAAAAAGTTACATGCAAGCTTTAGCCAGTATCCGCCCTATCGTGATCTTAGACGAACCGCACCGATTTTTAGGCGATAAAACAAAAAAATATTTGGAACAATTAAACGCTTTAATCACGCTCAGGTTTGGGGCGACTTTTAAAGATGATTACAATAATTTGATTTACGCGCTAGACAGCAAAAAAGCGTTTGATTGCGCCCTAGTGAAAAGCATTAGCGTGGCGTCTGTGGGGGAGAGTAATGAGTATTTTTTAGAGCTTAAAGAGGCTAACAAAAAACAAAATGAAGCGACGATCAATTACACGAATTTAGAAAATAAAACTCAAAGCGTCAAAGTCAAAACGCATGATAATCTGGGCGCGCTAACTCGTATCAGCGCTTTAGAAGATTACATTGTAGAAAACATCACTAAAAATGAGGTGCGTTTTCTCAATGGCGTTAATTTGTTGCTGGATCAAAAAGAGCCTTTTTCTTATTTTATAGAGGGCGAGCAAGAAGTGATGCTGAAAGAAGCGATAAAAAGCCATTTTGAAAGAGAAGAAGGGCTTTTTAAAAAGGGGATTAAAGCCTTGTGCATGGTGTTTATTAGCGGGGTGAATAGCTATTTAAGCGAAAATGAACAGCCGGCCAAATTAGCCCTTTTATTTGAAAAACTTTACCAACAAGAGCTTGAAGAAGTCTTAAAAAAGCCTTTAGATGAAAATTATAGGGCGTATTTAGAGCGCGCTAGAGAAGATATTAAAAAAGTGCATGGAGGGTATTTCGCTAAAAGCAAGAAAGAGAGCGATGAAACTAAAACGATCGAACTCATTTTAAAAGAAAAAGAAAAATTGCTGAGTTTTGATTCTGATCTCAGGTTTATTTTTTCGCAATGGGCGTTGCAAGAGGGGTGGGATAACCCTAACGTGATGACGATTTGCAAATTAGCCCCCAGTCATTCCAATATCACTAAATTGCAACAAATCGGTAGGGGGCTAAGGCTCGCTGTGAATGATAAGGGCGAACGCATCACTAAAGAGCATGCTGATTTTGATTTTGTCAATGAATTGGTGGTGATCGTGCCGCAAGTGGAGGGGGATTTTGTGGGAGCGATCCAACAAGAGATAAGCGAACACAGCTTGATCAAACACGCATTCAGTGGGGGAGAGCTAGAAAAAAGCGGCATGATTAAAAAAGGGTATTACGGGGCTTTATTTGAAAAGTTAGAGGGTTTGGGTTTTGGAGAAAGAACAGATGATGAAAACTTTAAACTCACCCTCAATCAAAACGAATTTTTAAAAAAAGAGCCGGAACTAGAAACATTAAAAAATGAAACATACTTGGATTTTGAAAAATTAAAAGATTTTTTAAAAGATCGTTTAGTTGGCCATTTTAGAGTGAGGAACAAAAACGAGCGAAAAACTGAAAAAATCAAAATCAATAAAGAAAATTTTAAAAAATTTGAAACCTTATGGGCGGGTTTGAATCATCAAGCCCGGATCGCTTATGCCATTGATAGCGAGAGCTTGATTGATGAGATTGTCAAAAAAATCAATGCTTCTTTTAATGTTAGTTCAAAAAAGATTTCGGTTACGACGCATAAAAAAGTAGAAACGATGGGGAATAACGCTACTACAGAGACTTTTGAGCGAGAAAACGCATGCGTGTGGAGTCTGCATGAATTTATCAGCGCCTTGTCTAATAAGGTGAAATTGAGTTTCAAAAGCGTGGCTAAAGTGTTAGAAAACATTGATGAAAACAAGTTTAATGAAATTAAAAAAAACGAACAAGAGGGCTTAAAGCGCTTAGAAGATCTGTTTTTGGAAGCTATTTATCAAAATATTAAAGATAAAATTTCCTATCAAATGCGCGAAACGACCATTAAAAACAGAAAAAACGATGCGTTTTATGATGAAAAGGGAGAGATTAGAGAGTTTTTAGACGGGAGTTTGGGGGCGGATAAATATGAGATTAAAAATTCAAGCGCTCAAGAAAAATGCCTGTATGAAAATTTCATGCAAGTGGATAGCGAGATTGAAAAAGACACGATTGAAGAATCTAACGACACTAAAATCATTGTTTTTGGCAAGCTCCCTAGGGTTAAGATCCCAATAGGGTTAAATCAAACTTATAGTCCTGATTTTGGGTATGTGGTTGAAAATAACGATAAAAAAGTGTTGTTAGTGGTAGAAACTAAGGGGGTTGATAAAAAAAGCGAATTGCGCCCTGAAGAAGAGCGAAAAATTTCAACCGCTAAGAAATTTTTTGAAGCTTTAAAAAAGCAAGGCGTGAATATTGAATACGAAACCAAATTGAGTGATGATCAATTAAGCGCGTTGATCAATGAAGTTTTAAATCGCAAAGATTAG